In Deinococcus psychrotolerans, a genomic segment contains:
- a CDS encoding PQQ-binding-like beta-propeller repeat protein, with amino-acid sequence MPLSAGQTLTGRYLLHEMIGEGGSALVYRATDLHLGRDVALKALHEQVHFLDRERFLREVRILARLSHPGVVAIHDLGQDLGRDFFTMPLLTGGPISLLGPLEDAPGSLERFLTAAAFVSKALAHIHDEGLVHRDLTPGNVLLGADGLPRIMDFGLVSMSEHTRHLTRSGVTLGTPQYMAPEQARGSGVGPSSDLYALGAVLYRVACGSPPFVGDNDQSVLFQHVYEHVPDPRELNPAIPDHVATILLHLLAKKPENRPAHARALAELWVQARFEARAGASAQYRGGRSRSGVHLGGPAWPSELRERWNISLPGEVTWPSAVVGHQGLLAVGTRSGQLALVSSSGDLHATLGANDEVTAPATLLGNGVIYGAWDGALRRASLDGSLIWTHQTRAELTGAPTLWGDRVLVTSRDGHLHAVNAKTGELAWAYRTDGPIAASPLIWGGAALIADENGWLHALDALTGSQLWKVEVGVTHATPALTPLARGEAALIVATWKGEVHALHLQIKAGRAALASDAVLWSYDLEDEVWAAPAVQEDVVVVAGWGGQVRALTLAGGDDIWMHQLGGRVTASPVISGSYVYLASELGELSALGLHSGRSVWSQREAQGVQATPLADGGSLYVAFMDGTLRAYR; translated from the coding sequence ATGCCGCTGAGCGCAGGCCAAACTCTAACTGGACGTTATTTGCTGCACGAAATGATCGGCGAGGGCGGCAGCGCTTTGGTGTACCGCGCCACCGATTTGCACCTCGGGCGCGACGTGGCCCTCAAAGCGCTGCACGAACAAGTCCACTTTCTGGATCGTGAACGGTTTTTGCGCGAAGTCAGGATACTGGCGCGGCTTTCACACCCTGGCGTGGTGGCCATTCACGACCTGGGACAAGATCTCGGGCGCGACTTTTTTACCATGCCGCTGCTGACCGGCGGCCCGATCAGCCTCCTCGGCCCGCTGGAAGACGCGCCGGGCAGCTTGGAGCGCTTCTTGACAGCCGCCGCTTTCGTTTCAAAAGCGCTGGCGCATATTCACGACGAGGGGCTGGTTCACCGCGACCTGACGCCGGGCAATGTGCTGCTCGGCGCAGACGGCTTGCCGCGCATCATGGATTTCGGGCTGGTTTCGATGAGCGAACACACCCGCCACCTGACCCGCAGCGGAGTCACGCTGGGCACGCCGCAGTACATGGCCCCCGAGCAAGCACGCGGCAGCGGCGTGGGGCCGAGCAGCGACCTTTACGCGCTGGGCGCAGTGCTTTACCGGGTGGCCTGCGGCTCGCCGCCGTTCGTGGGCGACAACGACCAGAGCGTGCTGTTTCAGCATGTCTATGAGCACGTGCCCGATCCACGCGAACTCAATCCGGCCATACCCGACCACGTGGCAACGATTTTGCTGCACCTGCTGGCCAAAAAGCCCGAGAACCGCCCGGCCCACGCCCGCGCTCTGGCCGAGTTGTGGGTGCAGGCCCGTTTTGAGGCCCGCGCCGGAGCGTCCGCACAGTACCGGGGAGGCCGCAGCCGCAGCGGCGTACACCTCGGCGGCCCAGCTTGGCCGAGCGAACTGCGCGAGCGCTGGAACATCAGCTTGCCCGGTGAAGTGACCTGGCCCTCGGCGGTGGTGGGGCATCAGGGCCTGCTGGCCGTCGGCACCCGCAGCGGCCAACTGGCTCTGGTCAGCAGCAGCGGTGATCTTCACGCCACTCTCGGCGCAAACGACGAAGTGACTGCCCCTGCCACCCTACTCGGCAACGGCGTGATTTACGGCGCGTGGGACGGAGCGCTGCGGCGAGCCAGCTTAGACGGCAGCCTGATTTGGACGCACCAGACCCGCGCCGAGCTGACCGGCGCACCGACCCTCTGGGGCGATCGGGTGCTGGTCACCTCACGCGACGGGCACTTACACGCCGTCAACGCCAAAACTGGCGAGCTGGCTTGGGCCTACCGCACCGACGGCCCCATCGCCGCTTCACCGCTGATCTGGGGCGGCGCGGCCCTGATTGCCGACGAAAACGGCTGGCTCCACGCCCTCGACGCCCTAACCGGCAGTCAACTTTGGAAAGTGGAAGTGGGCGTCACCCACGCCACGCCGGCGCTGACTCCGCTGGCAAGAGGCGAAGCGGCCTTGATCGTGGCGACCTGGAAAGGCGAAGTTCACGCCCTGCACCTTCAGATCAAAGCGGGCCGGGCGGCTTTGGCCAGTGACGCGGTGCTGTGGAGCTACGACCTCGAAGATGAAGTGTGGGCCGCGCCCGCCGTGCAAGAAGATGTGGTGGTGGTGGCGGGCTGGGGCGGCCAAGTGCGGGCGCTGACTTTGGCCGGCGGCGACGACATTTGGATGCACCAACTCGGAGGACGGGTCACGGCCAGCCCGGTCATCAGCGGCTCTTACGTCTACCTCGCTTCCGAGTTGGGCGAGCTGTCTGCGCTGGGTCTGCACAGTGGGCGCTCAGTCTGGTCGCAGCGCGAAGCCCAGGGCGTGCAGGCCACTCCGCTGGCCGACGGTGGCAGCCTTTACGTCGCCTTCATGGACGGCACCTTACGGGCTTACCGCTGA
- the tatA gene encoding twin-arginine translocase TatA/TatE family subunit, whose translation MPNLGMPEILLILVAALLVFGPKKLPDLGKSLGNGIREFRKGTQGLKDELEGSFKEESAPVVAAANAQTILAPSAPAAVVSAASAVTPAPVAAAPVSLSKETAEVHQA comes from the coding sequence ATGCCCAATTTAGGAATGCCCGAAATCCTGCTGATTCTCGTCGCCGCCCTGCTCGTGTTTGGCCCCAAAAAGTTGCCTGATCTGGGCAAATCGCTCGGCAACGGCATCCGCGAGTTCCGCAAAGGCACGCAAGGCCTCAAAGACGAGTTGGAAGGCAGCTTTAAAGAAGAGAGCGCTCCAGTGGTCGCCGCCGCCAACGCCCAGACCATCCTGGCCCCGAGTGCTCCCGCTGCGGTGGTCAGTGCCGCCAGCGCCGTGACGCCCGCTCCGGTGGCCGCCGCACCCGTCAGCCTCAGCAAAGAAACGGCGGAAGTTCACCAAGCTTAA
- a CDS encoding vWA domain-containing protein, giving the protein MTMRLRPSSALSTFLLSLGLSVGLAQAQATTHVELILDSSGSMFSRLPDGQSRINVAKDVLQSFIASLPDDPGLNVGLRIYGAQVASGAAACTDSALVLPMQGVSRAALQTQVAQTRPKGATPIAYSLQQAGSDFPKDSGKKLIVLVTDGQESCGGKLSGVMDNFKALGINVDLRIIGIDLSDTAKKSFNGVGTFENVQSGAQLASALGRATQQVVQPVQTLLPVTVKLTSGGQPLVSGATVRFEAALGGLKTDFQSGGSAYQASLAPGVYSAQVSSTESGTQMFGGLSVAVGAANTFSFEVGQVGAVKLEVAPLPPTAGGKLKVTFSAAPAGERNWITIAQKTDADSAYLDYQFAAGAAGSLELNVPDEEIEYEVRYHLANPDGSTRVVGRSAPFTPRRVAASLDGPASAVGGSQIQVNWTGPNNDRDYVTIVPKGAAEGTYTSYFYTKDANPGKIDVPIAPGDYELRYSSDNSARTMASRPVTVKAGSYALEAPQTASAGSPISVKWTGPNNPGECVTIVKKGAPIGTFNKYFYTRDGNPGKLQTPPEAGDYEVRYSTEGASPNPTLASVPITLTSNQYNLDAPNTALAGSKLSVKWTGPNNPGDYVTIVKKGDPVGTYTQYFYTRDGNPGALQTPLVVGDYELRYSTEGVSPNPTLASRTLQLTAASYKLEAPSSGPRGGTLQIKWTGPNNPGDYVTIVKAGAPTGTYTEYFYTAAGNPGSLPLPAEAGQYELRYSTEQASPNPTLYSLPFTVK; this is encoded by the coding sequence ATGACCATGCGTCTGCGCCCAAGTTCGGCACTCAGCACCTTTCTTCTCAGCTTGGGCCTGAGCGTGGGTTTGGCGCAGGCACAGGCCACCACACACGTCGAGCTGATTCTGGACTCTTCCGGCAGTATGTTCAGCCGCTTGCCTGACGGCCAGAGCCGCATCAACGTCGCCAAAGACGTGCTGCAAAGTTTTATTGCCAGCTTGCCGGATGATCCTGGCTTGAATGTGGGCCTCAGGATTTACGGCGCTCAGGTGGCCTCGGGCGCGGCGGCCTGCACCGATTCGGCGCTGGTGTTGCCGATGCAGGGTGTCAGCCGCGCCGCCCTGCAAACTCAGGTGGCCCAGACCCGCCCCAAGGGAGCCACCCCGATTGCCTACTCGCTGCAGCAAGCGGGCAGCGACTTTCCCAAAGACAGTGGCAAAAAGCTGATCGTCCTCGTCACCGACGGCCAGGAATCCTGCGGCGGCAAACTCAGCGGGGTGATGGACAACTTCAAGGCGCTGGGCATCAACGTGGATTTGCGGATCATCGGAATTGATCTCAGCGACACGGCTAAAAAGAGCTTTAACGGCGTCGGCACTTTTGAAAATGTGCAGTCGGGAGCTCAGCTGGCCTCGGCGCTGGGCCGCGCCACCCAGCAAGTCGTTCAGCCGGTGCAGACCTTGCTGCCCGTGACCGTTAAGCTCACCTCGGGCGGTCAGCCGCTCGTCAGCGGCGCGACTGTGCGCTTTGAAGCGGCGCTGGGCGGCCTCAAAACTGATTTCCAGAGTGGGGGGAGCGCGTATCAGGCCAGCCTCGCGCCGGGCGTGTACTCGGCTCAAGTGAGCAGCACCGAGTCCGGCACCCAGATGTTTGGCGGCCTCAGCGTGGCGGTGGGCGCGGCCAACACCTTCAGCTTTGAAGTCGGCCAAGTCGGGGCCGTCAAGCTGGAAGTTGCTCCCTTACCGCCCACAGCCGGCGGCAAACTCAAGGTGACGTTCTCGGCTGCACCTGCCGGAGAGCGCAACTGGATCACCATCGCCCAAAAAACCGACGCTGACAGCGCTTACCTGGATTACCAGTTTGCCGCCGGCGCTGCGGGCAGCTTGGAACTCAATGTTCCCGACGAAGAAATAGAGTACGAAGTGCGCTACCACCTCGCCAACCCTGACGGCTCCACGCGGGTGGTGGGGCGCAGTGCCCCCTTCACGCCGAGGCGCGTCGCGGCCAGCTTGGACGGCCCGGCGAGCGCAGTGGGCGGCAGCCAGATTCAGGTCAACTGGACGGGGCCAAACAATGACCGCGATTACGTGACCATCGTGCCCAAGGGAGCCGCCGAGGGCACTTACACCAGTTATTTTTACACCAAAGATGCCAACCCCGGCAAAATAGACGTGCCGATCGCTCCCGGCGATTATGAGCTGCGCTACAGCAGCGACAACTCGGCGCGGACGATGGCCAGCCGCCCGGTCACGGTCAAGGCGGGCAGCTACGCGCTCGAAGCGCCCCAAACGGCCAGCGCGGGCAGTCCAATTTCAGTCAAGTGGACGGGGCCAAACAATCCCGGCGAGTGCGTCACCATCGTCAAGAAAGGTGCGCCGATCGGAACGTTTAATAAATACTTCTACACCCGTGACGGCAACCCCGGCAAGCTGCAAACCCCGCCGGAAGCGGGCGACTACGAAGTGCGCTACTCCACCGAGGGAGCCAGCCCCAACCCGACTTTGGCCAGCGTGCCGATCACCTTGACGTCCAATCAGTACAACTTGGACGCGCCCAATACTGCGCTGGCTGGAAGCAAACTCAGCGTCAAGTGGACGGGGCCAAACAATCCTGGCGATTACGTGACCATTGTCAAAAAGGGCGATCCGGTGGGCACCTATACCCAGTATTTTTATACCCGTGACGGCAATCCCGGCGCACTTCAAACGCCGCTGGTGGTGGGCGACTACGAGCTGCGCTACTCCACCGAAGGCGTCAGTCCCAATCCGACGCTGGCCAGCCGCACACTCCAACTCACGGCCGCCAGCTATAAGCTCGAAGCGCCCAGTAGTGGCCCACGCGGCGGCACGCTGCAAATCAAGTGGACGGGGCCGAACAATCCCGGTGATTACGTCACCATCGTCAAAGCGGGTGCGCCCACCGGCACGTATACCGAATACTTCTACACCGCCGCTGGCAACCCTGGCAGCTTGCCTTTGCCTGCCGAAGCGGGGCAGTACGAACTGCGCTACTCCACCGAGCAGGCCAGCCCCAACCCGACGCTTTACAGCTTGCCGTTTACCGTGAAATAA
- a CDS encoding DEAD/DEAH box helicase: MASALPQQTAPLSADLKRWLDQTQQRFADLGDAERNTLVFVLGIHPYRARRLGLAIRVRRAVREGEDFRLGSVFKLPYALRYDLAGSARDLPVYARRDHAALRLLASSAQGGLIGSDEALFLEGTPLGSVILETLLATGRLLWEEGLPVLTLGPNLTDALEWQFDEGGAQRPVRQLPAGVEILPITPAWYKRGDQLGHLEASLPPELGEAFLSIPPVPPQEAAALARALAPLGERLPAPRPVEIQSRPLPYQARLRLDYRPVVAQRKHAYGPMPSRAPLGVAEVTHLYGGQPWYAAKPQFEAGPDGGTLTLTARDLAAERRAAGLLTRTGLKKIGKLLPPNQRLMFSADGGSLGFATEAEWFAFVREQVPLLREKGIDVEITSAFPYNLAEIEDWYGETEQDGGWFTLDLGVIVGGERLSLLPILVDLIATRSDLLSSEALAQLSDEELLYAALPDGHRLPLPAGRVKAILGVLVELNLRDLPAGPLRLPLLDAARLAQLEEALRGRWVGAEQLLALGQRLRDFAGITPVAPPTGLNAELRPYQVQGLSWLQFLREYGLSGILADDMGLGKTVQALAHLLTEKQAGRADRPSLVIAPTSVLGNWRTEAARFAPSLKVLTLHGPQRKADFERIGDFDVILSTYPLLPRDLDQLSVHEYHLIILDEAQNIKNARSASAKAASSLTARHRLCLTGTPLENHLGELWSQFNFLMPGLLYTEKIFGQLYRTPIEKQGDLHRRAALAARVRPFLLRREKSEVAKELPPKTEIPVRLSLENDQRDLYETVRVTMQERVREELAARGLGRSTIAVLDALLKLRQAVTDPRLVKLEVARKVRSNAKLDWLSGNLPQMIEEGRRVLIFSAFATLLGLLEDTLSELGIPYAKLTGQTKNRTAQIEAFQGGEKPVFLISLKAGGVGLNLTAADTVIHYDPWWNPAAENQATDRAYRIGQDKPVFVYKLIASGSVEERILEMQARKAALSQGILGAGLSDSGQLSTQDLDKLFAPLEEAPEQEQAGES, translated from the coding sequence ATGGCTTCCGCGCTCCCCCAGCAAACCGCACCGCTGTCTGCCGACCTGAAGCGCTGGCTCGACCAAACGCAGCAGCGCTTTGCCGATTTAGGCGACGCCGAGCGCAATACTTTGGTGTTCGTGCTGGGCATTCACCCTTACCGCGCCCGCCGTTTGGGGCTGGCGATCCGGGTGCGCCGTGCCGTTCGTGAAGGCGAGGATTTCCGGCTGGGCAGCGTGTTCAAGTTGCCTTACGCCCTGCGCTACGACCTCGCCGGAAGTGCCCGCGACTTGCCCGTCTACGCCCGGCGCGACCACGCGGCCCTGCGGCTGCTGGCCAGCAGCGCTCAGGGCGGGCTGATCGGCAGTGACGAAGCGCTGTTTTTGGAAGGGACACCGCTGGGCAGCGTCATTTTAGAAACCCTGCTGGCGACGGGCCGGCTGCTGTGGGAAGAAGGCCTGCCGGTTTTGACGCTCGGCCCTAACCTCACCGACGCGCTGGAGTGGCAATTTGACGAAGGGGGAGCGCAGCGGCCCGTGCGCCAGCTTCCGGCGGGCGTAGAAATTTTGCCGATCACGCCCGCGTGGTACAAACGCGGCGATCAGCTCGGCCACCTTGAAGCCAGCTTGCCGCCCGAACTTGGAGAAGCCTTCCTGAGTATTCCGCCGGTGCCGCCGCAGGAAGCCGCAGCGCTGGCCCGCGCCCTCGCGCCGCTGGGTGAGCGGCTGCCCGCGCCGCGCCCGGTGGAGATTCAAAGCCGTCCACTGCCGTATCAGGCCCGCTTGCGCCTCGATTACCGCCCGGTTGTCGCCCAGCGCAAACACGCTTATGGCCCGATGCCAAGCCGAGCGCCGCTGGGGGTAGCGGAGGTGACGCACCTTTACGGCGGCCAGCCCTGGTACGCCGCCAAACCTCAGTTTGAAGCTGGCCCAGACGGCGGCACCTTGACGCTAACCGCCCGCGACCTCGCCGCCGAGCGCCGCGCCGCCGGACTGCTGACCCGCACCGGACTCAAGAAAATCGGCAAGCTGCTGCCGCCCAACCAGCGCCTGATGTTCAGCGCCGACGGCGGCTCGCTGGGGTTTGCCACCGAGGCCGAGTGGTTTGCCTTTGTGCGCGAGCAGGTGCCGCTGCTGCGCGAAAAGGGCATCGACGTGGAGATCACGTCCGCCTTTCCCTACAATTTGGCCGAAATCGAAGACTGGTACGGCGAAACCGAGCAAGACGGCGGCTGGTTCACGCTGGATTTGGGCGTGATCGTGGGCGGTGAGCGGCTGAGCCTGCTGCCGATTCTGGTGGATTTGATCGCCACCCGCAGCGACCTGCTCAGCTCCGAAGCGCTGGCGCAACTTTCAGACGAAGAACTGCTTTACGCCGCTTTGCCGGATGGCCACCGCTTGCCGCTGCCTGCCGGACGGGTCAAGGCGATTTTAGGCGTGCTGGTCGAACTCAATCTGCGTGACCTCCCGGCTGGGCCCCTGCGGTTGCCTCTGCTCGACGCCGCCCGCCTCGCCCAACTCGAAGAAGCCCTCCGGGGACGCTGGGTCGGCGCAGAACAGCTTCTGGCACTTGGTCAGCGGCTGCGCGACTTCGCCGGAATCACGCCGGTAGCGCCGCCCACTGGCCTCAACGCCGAGCTGCGACCTTATCAAGTGCAGGGCCTGAGCTGGCTGCAATTTCTGCGCGAATACGGGTTGAGCGGGATTTTGGCCGACGACATGGGGCTTGGCAAGACGGTTCAAGCGCTGGCTCACCTCCTCACCGAGAAACAGGCGGGCCGAGCCGACAGGCCCAGCTTGGTCATCGCGCCGACCTCGGTGCTGGGCAACTGGCGCACCGAAGCCGCCAGATTCGCGCCGAGCTTAAAAGTGCTGACCCTCCACGGCCCGCAGCGCAAAGCTGACTTCGAGCGGATCGGCGACTTCGACGTGATCCTCAGCACCTATCCACTCTTGCCCCGTGACCTCGATCAGCTGAGCGTCCACGAGTACCACCTGATCATTTTGGATGAAGCCCAAAACATCAAAAACGCTCGCAGCGCTTCGGCCAAAGCCGCCAGCAGCTTAACGGCCCGCCACCGCCTGTGCTTGACCGGCACGCCCTTAGAAAACCACCTCGGTGAATTGTGGTCGCAGTTTAATTTTTTGATGCCGGGACTGCTCTACACCGAAAAAATCTTTGGGCAGCTCTACCGCACGCCGATTGAAAAGCAGGGCGACTTGCACCGCCGCGCCGCGCTGGCCGCCCGCGTCCGGCCCTTCTTGCTGCGGCGCGAGAAAAGCGAGGTGGCCAAAGAGTTGCCGCCCAAAACCGAAATTCCGGTGCGGCTGAGTTTGGAAAACGACCAGCGCGACCTCTACGAGACCGTGCGCGTGACCATGCAGGAGCGGGTGCGCGAGGAACTGGCCGCAAGGGGCTTAGGCCGCAGCACCATCGCCGTGCTGGACGCGCTGCTCAAGCTGCGTCAGGCCGTCACCGACCCCAGGCTGGTCAAGTTGGAGGTGGCCCGCAAAGTCAGGAGCAATGCCAAGCTCGACTGGCTTTCAGGCAACTTACCGCAGATGATCGAGGAAGGCCGCCGGGTGCTGATTTTCAGCGCTTTTGCCACCTTGCTGGGCCTGCTGGAAGACACCCTGAGCGAACTGGGCATCCCATACGCCAAGCTGACTGGACAGACCAAAAACCGCACCGCCCAGATCGAGGCGTTTCAGGGCGGTGAAAAGCCGGTCTTTCTGATCAGCCTCAAGGCCGGTGGTGTGGGACTGAACCTCACGGCCGCCGACACCGTGATTCACTACGATCCGTGGTGGAATCCCGCCGCCGAGAATCAGGCGACTGACCGGGCTTACCGCATCGGGCAGGACAAGCCGGTCTTCGTCTACAAGTTGATCGCCTCGGGCAGCGTCGAGGAGCGGATTCTGGAGATGCAGGCCCGCAAGGCCGCGCTCTCGCAGGGCATCCTGGGCGCGGGCCTCAGCGATTCGGGGCAGCTCAGCACGCAAGACCTCGACAAGTTGTTTGCCCCGCTGGAAGAAGCGCCGGAGCAGGAGCAAGCGGGGGAAAGCTGA
- a CDS encoding nitroreductase family protein, with product MTLSPAATLPTRQQTPEQVRAFFAAHRTVRHYTEEQMPAEHLDTILYAAQHAPTDATAQLYSFVRLTGEAKQKVAELTANAHIASAAESFMICSDTRRVRQIIEVAGYEPGQSPAIDLHFGIGDAVLAGQNMLLAAEMLGYQGCWIGGVMNGLAEIIELLELPNKVLPFAALTIGKSAEDVAQRPRLPRPLVIHENTYKDGSAEQLRAATEQMNPIAARTGKPGDWARLLNAYFGEGGSMEKREETLQGALKTQGLSRGE from the coding sequence ATGACTCTCTCCCCCGCCGCGACCCTGCCCACCCGCCAGCAAACCCCCGAACAGGTTCGCGCTTTTTTTGCAGCCCACCGCACCGTGCGCCACTACACCGAAGAACAGATGCCCGCCGAGCACCTCGACACCATTTTGTACGCTGCTCAGCACGCGCCCACCGACGCCACCGCCCAGCTGTATTCGTTCGTGCGGCTGACCGGCGAGGCCAAACAGAAAGTAGCCGAGCTGACGGCCAACGCCCATATCGCCAGCGCCGCCGAGAGCTTCATGATCTGTTCGGACACCCGCCGCGTGCGCCAGATCATCGAGGTGGCCGGATACGAGCCGGGACAGTCGCCCGCCATCGATCTTCACTTCGGTATCGGGGACGCGGTGCTGGCGGGCCAGAACATGCTGCTGGCCGCCGAGATGCTGGGCTATCAGGGCTGCTGGATCGGCGGGGTGATGAACGGACTGGCCGAGATTATCGAGCTGCTGGAACTGCCCAACAAGGTGCTGCCGTTCGCGGCGCTGACCATCGGCAAGAGCGCCGAGGACGTGGCGCAGCGCCCCCGCCTGCCGCGCCCACTGGTCATTCATGAAAACACCTACAAAGACGGCAGCGCCGAGCAGCTCAGGGCCGCCACCGAGCAGATGAATCCGATTGCCGCCAGAACCGGCAAACCCGGCGACTGGGCGCGGCTGCTCAACGCTTACTTCGGCGAAGGCGGCAGCATGGAAAAGCGGGAGGAAACGCTGCAAGGAGCGCTCAAAACGCAGGGATTGAGCCGGGGGGAGTAA
- a CDS encoding trans-sulfuration enzyme family protein: MSDAHRTNYDLTTLAARSGEEARSNASVPLAEPIYQSTVYAYPDLDALEESMSGRAPSAFYYRNGTPNAATLERAMSILENTEASLVAGSGMAAISASLLGVLKSGDHVVTDARVYGISYALLGEEFPRLGIEVSFVDACNLEEVQAAMKANTKVIHVESLTNPLLTVPDVPALAELAHTHGAILSVDNTFASPAVFRPADHGADLVTHSLSKYLSGHSTAFGGVACGRADLIAAARTRLLRLGGTISAFDAWMTMQGLKTLGLRMRAHSGNAQAVADVLSNHPRVSRVYHPGLSSHPQFVRAAELFPNGFGGMLSADIDDAPSFVKALAGKIPLAPSLADVQSTLSWPWGTSHRALSETERRRLGITPGLLRISIGIEDVNDILGDIEGALE; this comes from the coding sequence ATGTCTGATGCTCACCGCACCAACTACGATCTGACCACCCTCGCTGCCCGCTCCGGTGAGGAAGCCCGCTCCAACGCGTCTGTCCCGCTGGCCGAGCCGATTTATCAGAGCACCGTCTACGCCTACCCCGACTTGGACGCGCTGGAAGAAAGCATGAGTGGGCGAGCACCCAGCGCCTTTTATTACCGCAACGGCACGCCCAACGCGGCCACGCTGGAACGGGCCATGAGCATCTTGGAAAATACGGAGGCGTCTCTGGTGGCGGGCAGCGGCATGGCCGCCATCAGCGCTTCTTTGCTGGGGGTGCTGAAGTCCGGCGACCACGTCGTCACCGACGCCCGCGTGTACGGCATCAGCTACGCGCTGCTGGGTGAGGAGTTTCCGAGGCTGGGCATCGAAGTCAGCTTCGTGGACGCCTGCAACTTGGAAGAAGTGCAGGCCGCCATGAAGGCCAACACCAAAGTGATTCACGTCGAAAGCCTGACCAACCCGCTGCTGACGGTGCCGGACGTGCCCGCGCTGGCCGAGCTGGCCCACACCCACGGAGCCATCCTGAGCGTGGACAACACCTTCGCCAGCCCCGCCGTGTTCCGGCCTGCCGACCACGGAGCCGATCTGGTGACGCACTCACTGAGCAAGTACCTCAGCGGCCACAGCACCGCCTTTGGCGGCGTGGCCTGTGGGCGGGCCGATCTGATCGCCGCTGCGAGAACTCGCCTGCTGCGGCTGGGCGGCACCATCAGCGCCTTCGACGCTTGGATGACCATGCAGGGCCTTAAGACATTGGGCCTGAGAATGCGGGCGCACTCCGGCAACGCGCAGGCGGTGGCCGATGTGCTGTCCAATCACCCCCGCGTCAGCCGGGTCTACCATCCGGGCCTGAGTTCTCATCCGCAGTTCGTTCGTGCCGCCGAACTTTTCCCGAACGGCTTTGGCGGAATGCTGAGCGCCGACATCGACGACGCGCCGAGCTTCGTGAAAGCGCTGGCCGGAAAAATCCCGCTGGCCCCCAGCTTAGCGGACGTGCAGAGCACCTTGTCGTGGCCCTGGGGCACTTCGCACCGGGCGCTGAGCGAGACCGAGCGGCGGCGGCTGGGCATCACGCCGGGCCTGCTCAGGATTTCCATCGGCATTGAAGACGTGAACGATATTCTGGGAGACATCGAGGGAGCGCTGGAGTAG
- a CDS encoding esterase-like activity of phytase family protein: protein MKNLILGWSVLGLLAVSSAASAVTLSGYAVLPADTFAPGPDSGQFDGSGRKADAPRFKGQPVQGFSAVQFGPNGTYRLMPDNGFGTKYNSPDSLLRVYTLSLTAKTKPAEVGKVEVGSFITLSDPNRKVPFLIVNENTPKRLLTGADFDIESFVEVPDGTLWFGEEFGPFLLHTDASGKVLSAPLPTPDYGAGKDATKDQVKSPNNPALLASSPNPGQMSAATLGSSKGFEGMSSNVARTKLYPLLEGTVIGDAAGTLRLHEFDVPSGQFTRLIGRYKLEDPSNSIGDMTVINDNELLVIERDQNSGDAAKLKKIYKIDLTQLGSDGNFIKVEVADLLNIKDPQNLAGFGEIFRFPFVTIEDVLVIDKNTILVANDNNYPGTGGRGKDIKDPNELIWLTLDTPLNVAVGVGLKK from the coding sequence ATGAAAAACCTGATCTTGGGATGGAGTGTGTTGGGCTTGCTGGCGGTGTCTTCTGCCGCGTCTGCGGTGACCCTTAGCGGCTACGCCGTACTGCCTGCCGATACGTTTGCGCCTGGCCCCGACAGCGGCCAGTTTGATGGCTCAGGCCGCAAAGCTGACGCGCCGCGTTTTAAAGGCCAGCCGGTGCAGGGCTTCAGTGCGGTGCAGTTTGGGCCAAATGGCACCTACCGCTTGATGCCAGACAACGGCTTTGGCACTAAATACAACAGCCCCGATTCCCTGCTCCGCGTCTATACCCTGAGTCTGACGGCCAAAACCAAGCCTGCCGAAGTCGGGAAGGTAGAAGTCGGTAGCTTCATTACCCTCAGCGATCCCAACCGCAAAGTGCCTTTTTTGATTGTCAACGAAAATACCCCCAAGCGCCTGTTGACCGGCGCGGACTTTGATATCGAGTCGTTTGTAGAAGTGCCGGATGGCACCCTCTGGTTTGGCGAAGAGTTTGGGCCGTTTTTGCTGCACACCGATGCCAGCGGCAAAGTCCTGAGTGCGCCGCTGCCCACGCCGGATTACGGTGCTGGCAAAGACGCCACCAAAGATCAGGTCAAGTCGCCGAATAACCCTGCACTGTTGGCGTCGTCGCCGAACCCGGGTCAGATGAGCGCTGCCACGCTCGGCAGCAGCAAAGGCTTTGAGGGCATGAGCAGCAACGTAGCCCGCACCAAGCTTTACCCGCTGCTAGAGGGCACAGTTATCGGCGACGCCGCAGGCACCTTACGCCTCCACGAGTTTGACGTGCCGAGCGGGCAATTTACTCGTCTGATTGGACGCTATAAATTGGAAGACCCCAGCAATTCTATTGGCGATATGACGGTCATCAATGACAATGAATTGCTGGTGATTGAGCGCGACCAGAACTCAGGCGACGCAGCCAAACTCAAAAAGATTTACAAAATTGATCTGACTCAACTCGGTAGTGACGGTAACTTCATTAAGGTAGAAGTGGCAGACTTGCTCAATATCAAAGATCCTCAAAACTTAGCCGGATTTGGCGAAATCTTCCGCTTTCCCTTTGTCACCATTGAAGATGTGCTGGTCATTGATAAGAACACCATTCTGGTCGCCAACGACAACAATTATCCCGGCACAGGCGGGCGCGGCAAAGACATCAAAGACCCCAACGAACTGATTTGGTTGACTTTAGATACACCGCTGAATGTGGCGGTGGGCGTGGGTCTCAAGAAGTAA